In Paraburkholderia flava, one genomic interval encodes:
- a CDS encoding YggT family protein: MFGDIARFLLNTVFTLFGAALLLRAWLQFVRLPPYNPVSNAVLQFTNWLVLPLRRVIPGTRGIDWASIVATLITALVYVMLTIVIAGIDPLGLMPALLIVALLTVVKWALNLIIWMTILMALLSWLNPRSPAMPILYQLTAPLLNPLRRVVPQLGGIDLSPILLFVIVQVLIMVVTRAAVSLTLFGI; encoded by the coding sequence ATGTTCGGCGATATCGCCCGCTTTCTGCTCAATACCGTTTTCACCCTGTTCGGTGCCGCACTGCTGCTGCGCGCGTGGCTGCAGTTCGTTCGTCTGCCGCCGTACAACCCCGTGTCGAACGCGGTGCTGCAATTCACCAACTGGCTGGTGCTGCCGCTGCGTCGCGTGATTCCGGGGACGCGCGGCATCGACTGGGCGAGCATCGTCGCCACGCTGATTACCGCACTCGTCTACGTGATGCTGACGATCGTGATTGCGGGCATCGATCCGCTCGGCCTGATGCCGGCGCTGCTGATCGTCGCGTTGCTCACGGTCGTGAAGTGGGCGCTCAATCTGATCATCTGGATGACGATCCTGATGGCGCTGCTGTCGTGGCTCAACCCGCGCTCGCCGGCCATGCCGATTCTTTATCAGCTGACCGCGCCGCTGCTGAATCCGTTGCGACGCGTCGTGCCGCAACTGGGTGGCATCGACCTGTCGCCGATCCTGCTGTTCGTGATCGTGCAGGTGCTGATCATGGTCGTCACG
- a CDS encoding Rossmann-like and DUF2520 domain-containing protein produces the protein MSQPSLPRVGFIGAGRLARCLARGFARAGYPVVAIASRTAATAHALAEEFAGCVSSDDPQTAVDTADIVFLTVPDDSIGTTANTLRFGPPAKTGATGRSAWGLVHCSGASPVELLEPARVQGVAIGGFHPLYLFSGAPADIERIVGCSVTIEADGALHDALAAMTSALGCHPLSIPGGGRMLYHAAAHYAASFALCGLAECVTLWSKLGFAEDDALRAVLPMLAGTIETAREKGLPGALAGPISRGDTGVIQKQLALMETLGGDHAALYALMSRRGVELARRRPSPPAGIDAIADAVENSLARSVNQVSAGASVK, from the coding sequence ATGTCCCAGCCCTCGTTGCCGCGTGTCGGTTTTATCGGCGCAGGCCGACTCGCGCGTTGCCTCGCGCGCGGTTTTGCGCGCGCCGGTTATCCGGTCGTCGCGATCGCCAGCCGGACTGCTGCCACCGCGCACGCGCTCGCTGAGGAATTCGCCGGCTGCGTGTCGTCGGACGATCCGCAGACCGCCGTCGACACCGCCGATATCGTCTTTTTAACCGTCCCCGACGACAGCATCGGTACGACAGCGAACACTCTGCGCTTCGGACCGCCCGCGAAGACCGGGGCTACCGGCCGTTCGGCATGGGGACTCGTGCATTGCAGCGGCGCGTCGCCGGTCGAACTGCTCGAACCCGCGCGCGTGCAGGGCGTTGCAATCGGCGGGTTTCATCCGCTGTATCTGTTCAGCGGCGCGCCCGCCGACATCGAACGGATCGTCGGCTGCTCGGTGACGATCGAGGCCGACGGCGCGCTGCACGACGCGCTCGCGGCGATGACCTCCGCGCTCGGCTGCCATCCGCTATCGATTCCAGGCGGCGGCCGGATGCTTTATCACGCGGCCGCGCACTATGCGGCGAGCTTCGCGCTGTGTGGCCTCGCCGAATGCGTGACCCTGTGGAGCAAGCTCGGTTTTGCCGAGGACGACGCGCTGCGTGCTGTGCTGCCGATGCTCGCCGGCACGATCGAAACCGCCCGCGAGAAAGGTCTGCCCGGTGCGCTTGCGGGCCCGATCTCGCGCGGCGACACCGGCGTGATTCAAAAGCAGCTGGCGCTGATGGAAACGCTCGGCGGCGATCATGCGGCGCTGTACGCGTTGATGTCGCGACGCGGCGTCGAACTCGCGCGTCGGCGACCGTCTCCACCGGCCGGCATCGACGCGATCGCCGACGCCGTCGAGAATTCGCTCGCACGCTCGGTGAATCAGGTATCGGCTGGTGCAAGCGTCAAGTAA
- a CDS encoding LysE family translocator, translating into MHAWSMLSDGFFLSLSLCLDIGLVNVAVISLTLTHGFRPGFWLGLGSCFGDLLYAALALAGMAALLQFDAVRWIVWIGGAAILLFLTWKMAREALYPASAPPVEGEADTDTQAPQLSAWRSFVRGALLAISSPSAILWFAAVGGALIAKAGATTPTTASIFLGGFFLGGLCWTLFLCGLASHGRKRAGTGLLRACHVLSALLFAYFSYSVIVHGYRDLIVHAAR; encoded by the coding sequence ATGCACGCGTGGTCGATGTTGTCGGATGGTTTTTTTCTGTCTCTGTCGTTGTGTCTCGATATCGGCCTCGTCAACGTAGCGGTCATTTCGCTGACGCTGACGCACGGCTTCAGGCCGGGATTCTGGCTCGGCCTCGGCTCGTGCTTCGGGGATCTGCTGTATGCAGCGCTCGCGCTTGCCGGGATGGCCGCGCTGCTGCAATTCGATGCCGTGCGCTGGATCGTATGGATCGGCGGCGCGGCGATCCTGCTGTTCCTCACGTGGAAGATGGCGCGCGAGGCGCTTTACCCCGCATCGGCGCCGCCGGTCGAAGGCGAGGCCGATACCGATACACAGGCTCCGCAATTGAGCGCGTGGCGCAGCTTCGTGCGCGGCGCGTTGCTCGCGATCTCGTCGCCGAGCGCGATCCTGTGGTTCGCGGCTGTAGGCGGCGCGCTGATCGCGAAAGCAGGCGCGACCACGCCGACGACAGCGTCGATATTCCTCGGTGGCTTCTTTCTCGGCGGCCTGTGCTGGACGCTCTTCCTGTGCGGGCTCGCGAGCCACGGACGCAAGCGCGCCGGGACAGGACTGCTGCGTGCGTGTCACGTGCTGTCGGCGCTGCTGTTCGCGTACTTCTCGTATAGCGTGATCGTCCACGGATACCGCGATCTGATCGTGCACGCCGCGCGCTGA
- a CDS encoding UbiD family decarboxylase translates to MKYKDLRDFAGRLETLGELRRIPQDVSPVLEMTELCDRVLRAGGPALLFEAKRSHAFPVLGNLFGTPRRIALGMGIDTDAGSGPNTGDAAALQSLRDVGRLLSALKEPEPPKGLKDAGKLLSLAKAVWDMAPKTVSGPPCQEIVWEGDDVDLAKLPIQTCWPGDVAPLITWGLTVTRGPNKTRQNLGIYRQQLIGRNKLIMRWLAHRGGALDFREFALKHPGQPYPVAVVLGADPATILGAVTPVPDTLSEYQFAGLLRGARTELAKCLTPGVDTLQVPARAEIVLEGFIYPQDGTPEPAPAGAPPRPTKGASATYEHALEGPYGDHTGYYNEQEWFPVFTVERITMRRDAIYHSTYTGKPPDEPAVLGVALNEVFVPLLQKQFSEITDFYLPPEGCSYRMAIVQMKKSYPGHAKRVMFGVWSFLRQFMYTKFIVVVDEDVNIRDWKEVIWAITTRIDPSRDTVLVDRTPIDYLDFASPVAGLGSKMGLDATNKWPGETDREWGRPIAMDKAVKQRIDALWDELGL, encoded by the coding sequence ATGAAATACAAAGATCTGCGCGACTTCGCCGGCCGTCTCGAAACACTCGGCGAACTGCGCCGCATCCCGCAAGACGTCTCTCCCGTACTGGAAATGACCGAGCTGTGCGACCGAGTGCTGCGCGCCGGTGGCCCGGCTCTGCTGTTCGAGGCGAAACGCAGCCATGCGTTCCCGGTGCTCGGCAACCTGTTCGGCACGCCACGGCGGATCGCGCTCGGCATGGGCATCGACACTGACGCAGGTTCCGGTCCCAACACCGGCGATGCGGCCGCGCTGCAGTCGCTGCGCGACGTCGGACGGTTGCTGTCGGCGCTGAAGGAACCGGAGCCGCCCAAGGGCCTGAAAGACGCCGGCAAGCTGCTGTCGCTCGCGAAGGCCGTCTGGGACATGGCGCCGAAGACTGTGAGCGGGCCGCCATGCCAGGAGATCGTGTGGGAAGGCGATGACGTGGATCTCGCAAAACTGCCGATCCAGACCTGCTGGCCCGGCGACGTCGCCCCGTTGATCACGTGGGGGCTCACCGTCACGCGCGGACCGAACAAGACCCGGCAGAATCTCGGTATCTACCGGCAGCAACTGATCGGCCGCAACAAGCTGATCATGCGTTGGCTCGCCCATCGAGGCGGCGCGCTCGACTTCCGCGAATTCGCGTTGAAGCATCCGGGCCAGCCTTATCCGGTTGCGGTCGTGCTCGGCGCCGATCCGGCGACGATCCTCGGTGCCGTCACACCGGTGCCCGATACGCTATCGGAGTACCAGTTCGCTGGCCTGCTGCGTGGCGCGAGGACCGAACTCGCGAAATGTCTGACGCCGGGCGTCGATACGCTGCAGGTGCCGGCGCGCGCGGAGATCGTGCTCGAAGGCTTCATCTATCCGCAGGACGGCACGCCGGAGCCAGCGCCTGCGGGTGCGCCGCCGCGCCCGACGAAAGGCGCGAGCGCCACTTACGAACACGCGCTCGAGGGTCCCTACGGCGATCACACCGGCTACTACAACGAGCAGGAGTGGTTTCCGGTGTTCACCGTCGAGCGCATCACGATGCGGCGCGACGCGATTTACCACTCCACCTACACCGGTAAGCCGCCCGACGAACCCGCCGTGCTCGGCGTCGCGCTAAACGAAGTGTTCGTGCCGCTGCTGCAGAAGCAGTTTTCCGAGATCACCGATTTCTATCTGCCGCCCGAAGGATGCAGCTACCGGATGGCGATCGTGCAGATGAAGAAGAGCTACCCCGGCCACGCGAAACGCGTGATGTTCGGCGTGTGGAGCTTCCTGCGTCAGTTCATGTATACGAAGTTCATCGTGGTGGTCGACGAGGACGTGAATATCCGCGACTGGAAGGAAGTGATCTGGGCGATCACGACGCGCATCGACCCGTCGCGGGATACGGTACTCGTCGATCGCACGCCGATCGATTATCTGGACTTCGCTTCGCCGGTCGCGGGCCTCGGGTCGAAGATGGGTCTCGACGCGACGAACAAATGGCCGGGCGAAACGGATCGCGAATGGGGTCGTCCGATCGCGATGGATAAAGCGGTCAAACAGCGCATCGATGCGCTGTGGGATGAACTCGGGCTGTAG
- a CDS encoding transglycosylase SLT domain-containing protein → MNAWLSWRPDERLAQAVRAVLRRGTRVSHHLFSVVGGFAVLFAVALWLMPSWRGTLAARLMPVLSAAVEAGPARLLRGNPLPSFGPSTGLSDDSLSSAATGNDSSGSTSNVSYDGAFDGSSSGNGGTVALNGLDPRTLPSVGSLARLIPAQRVSADARDDRVLVSSREQDLVASYLARRYRVAQEPVSELVKAAFDTGREVGLDPLLLLSVMAIESGFNPYAESGVGAQGLMQVMSKVHSDKFQYFGGQSTALEPLTNIKVGALVLKDCIARGGSLPGGLRLYVGSSTQDDGGYGAKVMAERGRLRDVAHGRKVPINAPQAPATTTAATTQPAAANAASGTAKRVQVTLDSAHALSAKTVATAPSKTPEQDDASATNTSAKHVASPELGA, encoded by the coding sequence ATGAACGCCTGGTTATCGTGGCGTCCCGATGAGCGCCTTGCGCAAGCTGTACGCGCAGTGCTGCGTCGCGGGACGCGTGTAAGTCACCATCTTTTCAGCGTCGTCGGCGGATTCGCCGTCCTGTTCGCGGTCGCGTTGTGGCTGATGCCCTCGTGGCGCGGCACCCTGGCTGCCCGGCTGATGCCGGTGCTGTCGGCAGCCGTCGAGGCCGGTCCGGCCCGTCTGCTGCGAGGCAATCCGTTGCCGTCGTTCGGGCCGTCCACCGGTTTGTCCGACGATTCGTTGTCCAGCGCCGCTACGGGCAACGACAGCAGCGGCAGCACCTCGAACGTCAGCTATGACGGCGCTTTCGACGGTAGCAGTTCGGGTAACGGCGGCACGGTCGCGCTCAATGGCCTCGATCCGCGCACGTTGCCGAGCGTCGGTTCGCTCGCCCGGCTGATTCCCGCGCAGCGCGTCTCCGCGGATGCCCGCGACGACCGCGTGCTCGTCTCCAGCCGCGAACAGGATCTGGTCGCGTCGTACCTCGCACGCCGCTATCGCGTCGCGCAGGAACCGGTCAGCGAGCTCGTGAAAGCGGCGTTCGACACCGGCCGCGAAGTCGGTCTCGATCCGCTGCTGCTGCTCTCCGTGATGGCGATCGAATCGGGCTTCAACCCGTACGCCGAAAGCGGCGTCGGTGCGCAGGGCCTGATGCAGGTGATGTCGAAGGTGCACTCGGACAAGTTCCAGTACTTCGGCGGCCAGAGCACCGCGCTCGAACCGTTGACCAACATCAAGGTCGGCGCACTCGTGCTGAAGGATTGCATCGCACGCGGCGGTTCGCTGCCGGGCGGTCTGCGTCTGTATGTCGGTTCGTCGACGCAGGACGATGGCGGTTACGGTGCGAAGGTGATGGCGGAGCGCGGTCGTTTGCGTGACGTCGCGCATGGCCGCAAGGTGCCGATCAATGCGCCGCAGGCTCCGGCCACGACGACGGCAGCAACGACGCAGCCTGCTGCAGCGAACGCGGCGAGCGGCACGGCGAAGCGCGTGCAGGTGACGCTCGATTCCGCGCATGCGCTGAGCGCGAAGACGGTTGCAACAGCACCGTCGAAGACGCCGGAGCAGGACGATGCGAGCGCGACGAATACGTCGGCGAAACATGTAGCATCGCCGGAGCTTGGCGCCTGA
- a CDS encoding pyridoxal phosphate-dependent aminotransferase — MTIVTEPLLRLAARVDAIQPFYVMELAKEAARLERAGRDIIHMGIGEPDFTAPEPVVEAAAGALRRGVTQYTSALGIHALREAIAGHYAHAYGIDVDPARIVVTAGASAALLLACTALVDRDDEVLMPDPCYPCNRHFVMAAEGKPVLVPSGPAERFQLTAADVERLWTDRTRGVLLASPSNPTGTSIEPDELRRIVGAVRQRGGFTIVDEIYQGLSYDAPPVSALSFGDDVITVNSFSKYFNMTGWRLGWLVVPPTLVDAFEKLAQNLFICASALAQHAALACFEPDTLAIYEARRLEFKRRRDFIVPALERLGFSVPVMPDGAFYVYADCSTVAHPAAGKSAELTSAMLHDAGVVLVPGVDFEMHEPQRYIRLSYATAYSKLEEAVERLHRLFG; from the coding sequence ATGACCATCGTGACCGAACCCCTGCTGCGGCTCGCCGCCCGCGTCGACGCGATCCAGCCTTTCTACGTGATGGAACTGGCGAAGGAAGCGGCGCGGCTCGAGCGTGCGGGGCGCGACATCATCCATATGGGGATCGGCGAGCCCGACTTCACGGCGCCCGAACCGGTCGTCGAAGCTGCGGCCGGTGCGTTGCGGCGCGGTGTCACGCAGTACACGAGCGCTCTTGGGATACATGCGCTGCGCGAAGCGATCGCCGGGCACTACGCGCACGCGTACGGCATCGACGTCGATCCCGCGCGGATCGTCGTCACGGCGGGTGCGTCAGCGGCGCTGCTGCTCGCGTGCACGGCGCTCGTCGATCGCGACGACGAAGTGCTGATGCCCGACCCGTGCTATCCGTGCAACCGCCACTTCGTGATGGCTGCGGAAGGCAAGCCGGTCCTCGTGCCGAGCGGGCCGGCCGAGCGCTTCCAGTTGACTGCCGCCGATGTCGAACGGCTGTGGACCGACCGCACGCGCGGCGTGCTGCTCGCGTCGCCGTCGAATCCCACCGGCACGTCGATCGAACCGGACGAACTGCGGCGCATCGTCGGCGCGGTTCGGCAACGCGGCGGCTTCACGATCGTCGACGAGATCTATCAAGGGTTGAGCTACGACGCGCCGCCCGTGTCGGCGCTGTCTTTCGGCGACGATGTAATCACCGTCAACAGCTTCTCGAAATACTTCAACATGACCGGCTGGCGACTCGGCTGGCTCGTCGTGCCGCCCACGCTGGTCGATGCGTTCGAGAAGCTCGCGCAGAACCTGTTTATCTGCGCGTCGGCGCTCGCGCAGCATGCGGCGCTCGCGTGCTTCGAACCCGACACGCTCGCGATCTACGAAGCGCGCCGGCTCGAATTCAAGCGCCGCCGCGACTTCATCGTGCCGGCACTCGAGCGGCTCGGGTTCAGCGTGCCGGTGATGCCCGACGGCGCGTTCTACGTGTACGCGGATTGCAGCACGGTTGCGCATCCGGCTGCCGGTAAGAGCGCGGAACTGACCAGCGCGATGCTGCACGACGCGGGCGTCGTGCTCGTACCGGGCGTCGACTTCGAGATGCATGAGCCGCAGCGGTACATCCGGCTGTCGTACGCGACCGCGTATTCGAAACTCGAGGAAGCCGTCGAGCGACTGCATCGTCTGTTCGGTTGA
- the nusB gene encoding transcription antitermination factor NusB, translating into MKSARRRSRELATQGLYQWLLSGAPGGEIDTQLRNAQGFDKADHEHLDALLHGVIRDADSLSADLTPCLDRPIDQLSPVERAVLLVAAYELKNHVDIPYRVVINEAVELAKTFGGVDGYKYVNGVLDKLSARLRATETQAARKS; encoded by the coding sequence ATGAAGAGTGCTCGCCGACGCTCCCGCGAACTGGCCACGCAGGGGTTGTATCAGTGGCTGCTGTCGGGTGCGCCCGGCGGCGAGATCGATACGCAGCTGCGTAACGCGCAGGGCTTCGACAAGGCCGACCACGAGCATCTCGATGCGCTGCTGCACGGCGTGATCCGCGACGCGGATTCGCTGTCCGCCGATCTCACGCCGTGTCTCGACCGTCCGATCGATCAGCTGTCGCCGGTCGAACGCGCGGTGCTGCTCGTTGCCGCATACGAACTGAAGAACCACGTCGACATTCCGTACCGCGTCGTGATCAACGAAGCGGTCGAGCTCGCGAAAACCTTCGGCGGCGTGGATGGCTACAAGTACGTGAACGGCGTGCTCGACAAGCTGTCGGCCCGCCTGCGCGCCACCGAGACGCAAGCCGCCCGCAAGTCGTAA
- the ribH gene encoding 6,7-dimethyl-8-ribityllumazine synthase, which yields MEIGQYQPNLDGDGLRVGIVQSRFNEPVCNGLADACIEELERLGVTGEDVLLVTVPGALEVPLALQKLAESGQFDALIALGAVIRGETYHFELVSNESGAGITRVGLDFGIPVANAVLTTDTDEQAVARMTEKGRDAARVAVEMANLAVALEQLGGDDDDDEEDEEDEEERA from the coding sequence ATGGAAATCGGACAATATCAACCGAATCTCGACGGTGACGGCCTGCGGGTCGGCATCGTGCAATCCCGCTTCAACGAACCCGTCTGCAACGGCCTCGCCGATGCATGCATCGAAGAACTCGAACGCCTCGGCGTAACCGGTGAGGACGTGCTGCTCGTCACCGTGCCGGGCGCGCTCGAAGTGCCGCTCGCGCTGCAGAAGCTCGCCGAAAGCGGCCAGTTCGACGCGCTGATCGCGCTCGGCGCGGTGATCCGCGGCGAGACGTATCACTTCGAACTGGTGTCGAACGAAAGCGGCGCGGGCATTACGCGCGTCGGCCTCGACTTCGGCATTCCGGTGGCGAACGCGGTGCTCACGACCGACACCGACGAACAGGCCGTCGCCCGGATGACCGAGAAGGGCCGCGATGCGGCACGCGTCGCGGTCGAGATGGCGAATCTCGCTGTCGCGCTCGAACAGCTCGGCGGCGATGACGACGACGATGAAGAAGACGAAGAAGATGAAGAGGAACGCGCATGA
- the ribBA gene encoding bifunctional 3,4-dihydroxy-2-butanone-4-phosphate synthase/GTP cyclohydrolase II has protein sequence MTIASTLEIIAELKAGRMVILVDEEDRENEGDLVVAAEFITPEAINFMARYGRGLICLTLTQERCKQLNLPLMTYRNGTQYGTAFTVSIEAAEGVTTGISAADRARTVAAAVAHDARPEHIVQPGHVFPIMAQPGGVLMRAGHTEAGCDFTALAGLTPASVICEVINDDGTMARLPDLLAFAKEHGLKVGTIADLIHYRSRTESIVERVAERTMQTAHGPFRAVMYRDLPSGSPHIALVRGTPSAQQDTPVRVHEPLSVLDLLEVDASTHSWTLDAAMKEIAQRDLGVVVLLNCGDSRDQLIDVFKAFDEKDKADALKRRPIDFKTYGIGAQILRELGVGKMQVLSNPRKLGSMSGYGLEVTGFVPMPGCPPQPSA, from the coding sequence ATGACGATCGCCTCCACCCTCGAAATCATCGCCGAACTGAAGGCCGGCCGGATGGTGATCCTGGTCGACGAAGAAGACCGCGAAAACGAAGGCGACCTCGTCGTCGCGGCCGAGTTCATCACGCCGGAAGCGATCAACTTCATGGCCCGCTACGGTCGCGGCCTGATCTGCCTGACGCTCACGCAGGAACGCTGCAAGCAGCTGAACCTGCCGCTGATGACCTACCGCAACGGCACCCAGTACGGCACCGCGTTCACCGTCAGCATCGAAGCCGCCGAAGGCGTGACGACCGGCATCTCGGCCGCCGACCGCGCCCGCACGGTCGCTGCAGCGGTCGCGCACGACGCGCGTCCCGAGCACATCGTCCAGCCGGGCCACGTGTTCCCGATCATGGCGCAGCCAGGCGGCGTGCTGATGCGCGCAGGCCATACCGAAGCCGGCTGCGACTTCACGGCGCTTGCGGGTCTGACGCCGGCTTCGGTGATCTGCGAGGTCATCAACGACGACGGCACGATGGCGCGTCTGCCCGACCTGCTGGCGTTCGCCAAAGAACACGGTTTGAAGGTCGGCACGATCGCCGATCTGATCCACTACCGCAGCCGCACCGAATCGATCGTCGAGCGCGTCGCCGAGCGCACGATGCAAACCGCGCACGGCCCGTTCCGCGCGGTGATGTACCGCGACCTGCCGAGCGGTTCGCCGCACATCGCGCTGGTACGCGGCACGCCGTCGGCGCAACAGGACACGCCGGTGCGCGTGCACGAGCCGCTGTCGGTGCTGGATCTGCTCGAAGTCGACGCGTCGACGCACTCGTGGACGCTCGACGCCGCAATGAAGGAAATCGCGCAACGCGACCTCGGCGTCGTGGTGCTGCTCAATTGCGGCGATTCGCGCGATCAGCTGATCGACGTCTTCAAGGCATTCGACGAGAAGGACAAGGCGGACGCGCTGAAACGCCGCCCGATCGACTTCAAGACCTACGGCATCGGCGCGCAGATCCTGCGCGAACTCGGTGTCGGCAAGATGCAGGTGCTGTCCAATCCACGCAAGCTCGGCAGCATGTCGGGCTACGGGCTCGAAGTCACCGGCTTCGTCCCGATGCCCGGTTGCCCGCCGCAACCGTCCGCCTGA
- a CDS encoding alpha/beta hydrolase family protein — protein sequence MKNIAKRLGCVVAVCVAAAHASATPLDHGDLVTFPTRDGVTQSLFIESPSQSQSPNPPWVIVLFAGTPGALHLDATGATTLKGNFLIRSARYWVDQGNVVALVDTPSDHAQGADGLFRLSKDSFEDTQVIVATLRQRFPNGKIALVSTSAGTLSAGNALQRDPSLADAFVLTSPVTVSRRGGGSLADLDVDGTTHRVLVVSNEHDACVSSPAYGGKRLAEHNHYDFVSVDSTEGGGSKEADCGGHAPHGFLGIEKAVLGDIEGWLTGTPAAAK from the coding sequence GTGAAGAACATAGCGAAACGTTTGGGCTGCGTGGTCGCGGTTTGCGTTGCCGCCGCGCATGCATCCGCGACGCCGCTCGATCACGGCGACCTCGTGACGTTTCCGACTCGCGACGGCGTCACGCAGAGTCTCTTCATCGAGTCGCCGTCACAGTCGCAGTCGCCGAACCCGCCGTGGGTGATCGTGCTGTTTGCCGGCACGCCAGGCGCATTGCATCTGGATGCGACCGGCGCCACGACGCTCAAGGGTAATTTCCTGATCCGCTCCGCGCGTTACTGGGTCGACCAGGGCAACGTGGTCGCGCTGGTCGATACGCCGTCCGATCACGCGCAGGGCGCCGATGGTTTGTTCCGGTTGAGCAAGGATTCGTTCGAGGACACACAGGTGATTGTCGCCACGCTGCGGCAGCGCTTCCCGAACGGGAAGATCGCGCTCGTCAGTACGAGCGCCGGCACGCTGTCGGCCGGCAACGCGCTGCAGCGCGATCCGTCATTGGCCGACGCGTTCGTGCTGACCTCTCCGGTGACCGTCTCGCGCCGGGGCGGCGGCTCGCTTGCGGATCTCGATGTGGACGGCACGACGCATCGCGTGCTGGTCGTGTCGAACGAGCATGACGCGTGCGTGTCGTCGCCTGCGTATGGGGGCAAGCGTCTCGCCGAACACAACCACTACGATTTCGTTTCGGTCGATTCGACGGAAGGTGGTGGCAGTAAAGAGGCGGACTGCGGCGGGCATGCGCCGCACGGTTTTCTCGGGATCGAGAAAGCCGTGCTGGGGGATATCGAGGGATGGTTGACGGGCACGCCCGCTGCGGCGAAGTGA
- a CDS encoding riboflavin synthase yields MFTGIVAAVGRIASITPLGTEADAGVRLTVDAATLGLDDVALGDSIAIQGACMTVIEKTATTFAVDVSRESLNRTVGLAQTGDVNLEKALRAHDRLGGHIVSGHVDGLGTVTRFAPVGESHELRVLAPRELGRYLAYKGSITVNGVSLTVNAVDDRADGCEFSINLIPHTVEVTTLRHLVAGAKVNLEIDMIARYVERMLTSSPEILQQR; encoded by the coding sequence ATGTTTACCGGAATCGTCGCGGCAGTCGGCCGCATTGCATCGATCACGCCGCTTGGCACCGAAGCCGACGCAGGCGTGCGGCTCACCGTCGACGCGGCCACGCTAGGTCTCGACGACGTCGCACTCGGCGACAGCATCGCGATCCAGGGTGCGTGCATGACCGTGATCGAAAAGACCGCGACCACATTTGCAGTGGACGTATCGCGCGAGAGCCTGAACCGCACGGTCGGACTCGCGCAGACCGGCGACGTGAATCTCGAAAAGGCGCTGCGCGCGCACGACCGGCTCGGCGGTCACATCGTGTCGGGGCACGTCGATGGGCTCGGCACCGTCACGCGCTTCGCGCCGGTCGGCGAATCGCACGAACTGCGCGTGCTTGCGCCGCGCGAACTTGGCCGCTATCTCGCGTACAAGGGTTCGATTACCGTCAACGGTGTGAGCCTCACGGTCAATGCCGTCGATGATCGCGCGGACGGCTGCGAGTTCTCGATCAATCTGATCCCGCATACGGTCGAGGTGACGACGCTGCGGCATCTGGTGGCGGGGGCGAAGGTCAATCTCGAGATCGATATGATTGCGCGGTATGTGGAGCGGATGCTGACGTCGTCTCCGGAGATTCTGCAGCAGCGGTAA